The DNA window taaaaatgaaataaaatttaaaatacattgataaaaaaaattattaaattttctctttaaaataattttttttttctattttaaaataaaataatcatttcaTCATTATCAAAATGATGAAAAGATCTATTAAAATAACATTCCATAGTGTCCTATATTCATGCTCATAAACATTTATCTACTCAATGTATCATTTAGAGCACTTTGAGTTTTTCTTCGGTCCCGATCTTTTTTAACTCGTTTCTCGCAATTTAAAAAGTATCAATTTTTAATCTTTacgtttttaaattaaaaaaaaaaccttgcgAAATTCATGCAGAGTTTAACTACTAGCATATTAAATAGCTTTTATTAACTGCATTTCAACTACTTTTCAAATATTAGCTTTTTAAAATcaatttctttaaatttttgctTACAATGAAAAGATATTAATTCATAACTACGACTATATAAACACAGATCACATAGCACCAAAATTTCTTCAAGTGATTCAATTTGTTCAAAACAAAAGAGCAATATCATAACAATTACCAATTAGTTGGTGGTAAGTGTAAAATAtgtacataaaaatataattaaatcccaaaaataaaaataaaaataattcttagattttcttttcttctatttttttctcatcTAAAAATTACTTTCTAATAACATATTCTTCTCCCGACTGTCGATCGACATGCTTAATCCATCTCCGACGATCTCCCATCACCGGACTCGAACTCCCTCCGGCACCGGCGCCGACGTGGGCAATATCAAGTCCATCCCCGACCGGCAAAAACACAGAACGAACCAGCCGCCGCGACCCACAACCACCTTCTTCCACCGCGCTCCGCCACCTGAACCCGGCGGCGTTTTTCGCCGACGCGTTCTTACAAACCAGAACGGCCCCTCTCTGGCTAATCTTCGCCACTCTCAGAACTCTAGCGAAGTCCTTTCTCAGACCATCGACCACCAGAAAATCGACCCCGACCAAATCCTCCATAACCTCCTCCGCCGCATCGCCGGCCACGATTACCTCATCGGCCGAAACCCCAGCTTCGCTTAGGGCCTCAACGTATTCGGTACTCGACCTCTCGTCCGGGACTATGCACACGTGTCTTCCACACGTGTGGCGGCTAGCCACGGCGAGGCCGATGCTGGTGGTGATGGGTCCCCCGTGCGACCATGTCTCCACGATGAATTTCGCGTTCCAGCCGGCCGCCATGGCCGAAATCAGCTCCGCCACACCCGAATCTCGAAAAATCTCGCACTGAAGATAAAACCCAGATCAGAAATTTGTTGAAATTTAACAATTATACAATACCCAACTCtttaaaattaagaataatCCGATaacgtttatttatttttattatataaaccTTTGGAGAAAATTGCTTACTGATTTGACAGTATCGATGTAAGCTTTCGATGCTGTTTCAGGAGACCAAACTAGcttcatttttcttcttcttaattaATGGGTAAATTGGAATATGGGtttaaaattgtatatataaagagttattgtatatgtataaagGAGAGGTTTTTTCTTTGGTGGCAAGCCAAACTTTTTGGTTTGGGAAAAAAGAGTTCAAGTTGGCTTTTTATTAGGAGACTGAAAAATGAGCTTagattttttcttgttttttttctttttgttattttgatttgtaatttgttGGAACGTTGACATTATTTAATAGATAATAGTTTTAAGTTGTAAACCATGAAGTCTCCAACGTGTGGATTTGTATTCCAATGGATTAGTATTAGCAACTTCTTATTCtaattctctcttctttttattgtattttattttataacattattatttaaattagaaaTACTAGTACCCCAGATATTGTTGTACTACAGCAACCctgtttattattatattattgtcaaacatgtatatataatataaatattaatat is part of the Cannabis sativa cultivar Pink pepper isolate KNU-18-1 chromosome 5, ASM2916894v1, whole genome shotgun sequence genome and encodes:
- the LOC115718156 gene encoding uncharacterized protein LOC115718156 isoform X1, with product MKLVWSPETASKAYIDTVKSCEIFRDSGVAELISAMAAGWNAKFIVETWSHGGPITTSIGLAVASRHTCGRHVCIVPDERSSTEYVEALSEAGVSADEVIVAGDAAEEVMEDLVGVDFLVVDGLRKDFARVLRVAKISQRGAVLVCKNASAKNAAGFRWRSAVEEGGCGSRRLVRSVFLPVGDGLDIAHVGAGAGGSSSPVMGDRRRWIKHVDRQSGEEYVIRK
- the LOC115718156 gene encoding uncharacterized protein LOC115718156 isoform X2, whose translation is MAAGWNAKFIVETWSHGGPITTSIGLAVASRHTCGRHVCIVPDERSSTEYVEALSEAGVSADEVIVAGDAAEEVMEDLVGVDFLVVDGLRKDFARVLRVAKISQRGAVLVCKNASAKNAAGFRWRSAVEEGGCGSRRLVRSVFLPVGDGLDIAHVGAGAGGSSSPVMGDRRRWIKHVDRQSGEEYVIRK